Proteins encoded by one window of Bubalus kerabau isolate K-KA32 ecotype Philippines breed swamp buffalo chromosome 22, PCC_UOA_SB_1v2, whole genome shotgun sequence:
- the FAM204A gene encoding protein FAM204A isoform X2, with translation MWSGLLPPGLNESDVELNSEDDTTLESSELNLQEGKEDGTFEKTEIVDIPTDGSNTEAEANINAYEECPSGIPLNMWNKFQELHKKHSEQKTSASRSEKKKRKRSRKGKLKNEEESHSEQSSSETQWKELTQYFGVNERFDPPVKRKKVEKSGLEKRIDQAVEEWNIEKAEELSNQLATRELGVKIAKAIACHNFVKAKKEAENSQVARKKKKLAWGFEAKKRWETKSNMGYM, from the exons ATGTGGAGTGGGCTGTTACCTCCTGGCCTAAATGAAAGTGATGTTGAATTGAATTCTGAAGATGATACCACATTAGAGAGCTCTGAACTTAACTTACAAGAGGGTAAAGAAGATGGGACCTTTGAAAAGACAGAGATCGTAGATATTCCTACAGATGGATCAAACACGGAAGCAGAGGCAAATATAAATGCATATGAAGAGTGTCCCTCTGGAATTCCCTTAAATATGTGGAAT aAATTTCAAGAATTGCATAAAAAGCATTCTGAACAGAAAACTTCAGCTTCTAGATccgaaaagaaaaaaagaaaacgctCCAGAAAAG GTAAATTGAAGAATGAAGAAGAATCTCATAG TGAACAGTCTTCAAGTGAAACCCAGTGGAAGGAGCTTACCCAGTATTTTGGAGTCAATGAGAGATTTGACCCCcctgttaaaaggaaaaaagttgaaAAG tcGGGACTTGAAAAGAGGATAGACCAAGCTGTGGAAGAGTGGAACATTGAGAAGGCCGAGGAACTCAGCAACCAGCTAGCTACTCGCGAG CTTGGTGTAAAAATTGCCAAAGCTATTGCCTGCCACAACTTCGTGAAAGCCAAAAAGGAGGCTGAAAATTCACAGGTTGCAcgaaaaaagaagaaacttgcCTGGGG ATTTGAAGCAAAGAAGAGGTGGGAAACCAAAAGCAACATGGGATATATGTGA
- the FAM204A gene encoding protein FAM204A isoform X1, producing the protein MWSGLLPPGLNESDVELNSEDDTTLESSELNLQEGKEDGTFEKTEIVDIPTDGSNTEAEANINAYEECPSGIPLNMWNKFQELHKKHSEQKTSASRSEKKKRKRSRKGKLKNEEESHSEQSSSETQWKELTQYFGVNERFDPPVKRKKVEKSGLEKRIDQAVEEWNIEKAEELSNQLATREYQGIQKILTCTLWKKVAKFVKQFLFDLHFEMLTVNICLIILF; encoded by the exons ATGTGGAGTGGGCTGTTACCTCCTGGCCTAAATGAAAGTGATGTTGAATTGAATTCTGAAGATGATACCACATTAGAGAGCTCTGAACTTAACTTACAAGAGGGTAAAGAAGATGGGACCTTTGAAAAGACAGAGATCGTAGATATTCCTACAGATGGATCAAACACGGAAGCAGAGGCAAATATAAATGCATATGAAGAGTGTCCCTCTGGAATTCCCTTAAATATGTGGAAT aAATTTCAAGAATTGCATAAAAAGCATTCTGAACAGAAAACTTCAGCTTCTAGATccgaaaagaaaaaaagaaaacgctCCAGAAAAG GTAAATTGAAGAATGAAGAAGAATCTCATAG TGAACAGTCTTCAAGTGAAACCCAGTGGAAGGAGCTTACCCAGTATTTTGGAGTCAATGAGAGATTTGACCCCcctgttaaaaggaaaaaagttgaaAAG tcGGGACTTGAAAAGAGGATAGACCAAGCTGTGGAAGAGTGGAACATTGAGAAGGCCGAGGAACTCAGCAACCAGCTAGCTACTCGCGAG TACCAAGGCATCCAGAAGATTCTCACTTGTACCCTCTGGAAGAAAGTTGCAAAATTTGTAAAACAATTTCTGTTTGACCTTCACTTTGAAATGTTAACAGTCAACATTTGCTTGATCATTCTTTTCTGA